A DNA window from Paraclostridium bifermentans contains the following coding sequences:
- a CDS encoding AAA family ATPase: protein MVEKFIKDPWARIKTRNGLNGDEVISSLQKSIRRGLEEQACEFAYEMYITSPQMEEKLWRRLLTITVEDIGMGDPMACIIVNNLYEMRKQFSYADGDRPIYFIHAIRYLCKCQKDRSSDLLKNIVIKGFAMGKVPEIPDYALDKHTVRGAEMGRDSFHFLNEASKVIPQMEVDNDYKERYGKILEVYKPEDAVESAFQYNPWQE from the coding sequence ATGGTTGAAAAATTTATAAAAGACCCATGGGCAAGAATAAAAACTCGTAATGGTTTAAATGGAGATGAAGTTATATCATCACTTCAAAAGTCTATAAGAAGAGGATTAGAGGAGCAAGCTTGCGAGTTTGCATATGAAATGTACATAACATCACCTCAGATGGAAGAGAAACTATGGAGAAGGTTATTAACTATAACTGTAGAGGATATAGGTATGGGAGACCCAATGGCATGCATTATAGTAAATAATTTATATGAAATGAGAAAACAATTTTCTTATGCAGATGGAGATAGACCTATATACTTCATACATGCAATAAGATATTTATGTAAATGTCAAAAAGATCGTTCAAGTGATTTACTAAAAAATATAGTTATAAAGGGATTTGCAATGGGAAAAGTACCAGAAATACCAGATTATGCACTTGATAAGCATACTGTCAGAGGTGCAGAAATGGGAAGAGACTCATTCCACTTTTTAAATGAGGCGAGCAAAGTTATACCTCAAATGGAGGTAGATAATGATTATAAAGAGAGATATGGAAAAATTTTAGAAGTATACAAACCAGAAGATGCAGTAGAAAGTGCATTCCAATATAATCCTTGGCAAGAATAA
- a CDS encoding MATE family efflux transporter yields MGKQATDLGKGSVGKLLFQLALPAIIAQLVNVLYNIVDRIFIGRMPNGELAMAGVGVAFPIIMIVSAFSALVGMGGAPLAAIKMGEKDNDGAEKIMTNSFSALVIIAIILTVSLLIFKENILWAFGASKDTIGYANDYIGIYLIGTIFVQIGLGLNPFINTQGFAKTGMITVLIGAIINIVLDPILIFGFNMGVKGAALATISAQFVSAVWVLLFLVGKKSVLKIRKQYIIPSLKVIGPILLLGISPFIMQATESLVIISMNNNLAKYGGDLAIGAMTIMSSVMQIILLPMMGLTQGAQPIISFNYGADKLDRVRKTFRLLLVSCLVYTTLMWGAIMMFPQVFVSIFNSNPQLVEITVWSMRIYFAGILLFGAQIACQQTFLALGQAKISMILALLRKIILLIPLIFILPVFFENKLQGVLTAEPVADITAAIVTIICFSVFYKKTLSIDHSMQPTVEIAKTKDE; encoded by the coding sequence ATGGGGAAACAAGCGACAGATTTAGGTAAAGGTAGTGTTGGAAAATTATTATTTCAATTAGCTTTACCCGCTATAATAGCTCAGCTAGTTAATGTTTTATACAATATAGTTGATAGAATTTTCATAGGAAGAATGCCTAATGGCGAGTTAGCAATGGCTGGTGTTGGAGTAGCATTTCCAATAATAATGATTGTTTCAGCATTTAGTGCATTAGTAGGTATGGGGGGTGCTCCATTAGCTGCTATAAAAATGGGGGAAAAAGATAATGATGGAGCAGAAAAGATAATGACTAATAGTTTTTCTGCACTAGTAATAATAGCAATTATATTAACTGTATCTCTTTTAATTTTTAAAGAAAACATACTTTGGGCTTTTGGAGCAAGTAAAGATACAATAGGATATGCAAATGATTATATTGGTATATATCTTATAGGAACTATATTTGTTCAAATTGGTTTAGGTCTGAATCCTTTTATAAATACTCAAGGTTTTGCAAAGACAGGTATGATAACAGTATTAATTGGAGCAATAATAAATATAGTATTGGATCCAATTTTAATATTTGGATTTAATATGGGAGTTAAAGGGGCGGCTTTAGCGACAATAAGTGCACAGTTTGTCTCTGCAGTATGGGTTTTATTATTCTTAGTTGGAAAGAAAAGTGTTCTTAAAATTAGAAAGCAATATATTATTCCAAGTTTAAAAGTTATCGGACCTATTTTACTTTTAGGTATATCACCATTTATAATGCAAGCAACTGAAAGTTTAGTAATTATATCTATGAATAACAATCTTGCTAAATATGGTGGAGACTTAGCTATAGGTGCAATGACTATAATGAGTAGTGTTATGCAAATAATATTATTGCCTATGATGGGACTGACTCAAGGGGCACAACCGATAATAAGTTTTAACTATGGAGCGGATAAGTTAGATAGAGTTAGAAAAACATTTAGACTATTACTAGTAAGTTGTTTAGTTTACACAACTTTAATGTGGGGAGCTATAATGATGTTCCCACAAGTATTTGTATCTATATTTAATAGTAATCCTCAACTTGTAGAAATAACTGTATGGAGTATGAGAATTTACTTTGCGGGAATACTACTATTTGGAGCACAAATTGCTTGTCAGCAAACATTCCTTGCTTTAGGCCAAGCAAAAATATCTATGATATTAGCTTTACTTAGAAAGATAATATTATTGATACCATTAATATTTATATTACCAGTATTTTTTGAAAACAAATTACAAGGTGTATTAACAGCAGAGCCAGTTGCAGATATAACTGCAGCAATTGTAACGATAATATGCTTTAGTGTATTTTATAAAAAAACTTTATCTATAGATCATTCAATGCAACCAACAGTAGAAATTGCGAAAACTAAAGATGAGTAA
- the thiF gene encoding sulfur carrier protein ThiS adenylyltransferase ThiF produces MKLFINEDLKILNKNEVSINFIKDRFKKNADVVILNGYPISENKLLKDGDRVTLIKKGEIPTFEELESLMVSRHTPNIHSSLKKGKIVVLGLGGLGSNIAISLARIGVGHLILADFDVVEPSNLNRQQYFISDIGKYKTDAIKNHIKNINPFIKIDTVNKIIDSSNINEFEDVDIIMEAFDNPRYKAEIASFILKNMKDKYLISSSGMAGFYDSNIIKTRMIKERFFICGDGVNEAKEGDGLMAPRVSICANHMANLATKILIEHIK; encoded by the coding sequence GTGAAATTATTTATAAATGAAGATTTAAAAATTTTAAATAAGAATGAAGTAAGTATTAATTTTATAAAAGATAGATTTAAAAAGAATGCAGATGTTGTTATTTTGAATGGATATCCTATTTCAGAAAATAAACTTTTGAAAGATGGAGATAGAGTTACATTAATAAAAAAAGGTGAAATTCCTACATTTGAGGAGTTAGAAAGTTTAATGGTGTCAAGGCATACTCCAAATATACATTCTAGTTTGAAAAAAGGTAAAATTGTTGTGTTGGGACTTGGAGGACTTGGTTCAAATATCGCTATATCACTTGCAAGAATAGGCGTTGGGCATCTAATATTAGCAGACTTTGATGTGGTTGAACCATCTAACTTAAATAGACAACAATACTTTATAAGTGATATAGGTAAGTATAAAACCGATGCAATTAAGAATCATATAAAAAATATAAATCCATTTATAAAAATAGATACTGTAAATAAAATTATAGATTCATCAAATATAAATGAATTTGAGGATGTAGATATTATAATGGAGGCATTTGATAATCCTAGATATAAAGCAGAAATCGCAAGTTTTATATTGAAAAACATGAAAGATAAATATCTTATTTCATCATCAGGGATGGCAGGTTTTTATGATTCCAACATAATAAAAACCAGAATGATAAAAGAGAGGTTTTTTATATGTGGAGATGGAGTTAATGAAGCAAAAGAAGGAGATGGCCTTATGGCACCTAGAGTATCCATATGTGCAAATCACATGGCCAACTTAGCAACAAAGATTTTAATAGAACACATAAAATAG
- a CDS encoding DUF1540 domain-containing protein, with protein MIKCLSTNCTFNNSGVCSASVIHIEGFDADITPETYCKTFVEADNSSKMTSSVCDSETSSKNIICSASNCTYNFNGACKSSDVQINSLNNTCETFIKRYFNSNYEY; from the coding sequence TTGATTAAGTGTTTATCTACAAACTGCACTTTTAATAATAGCGGAGTATGCTCTGCGTCTGTAATTCATATAGAAGGGTTTGATGCTGACATTACACCTGAGACTTACTGTAAAACATTTGTTGAAGCAGATAATTCTTCTAAAATGACAAGTTCCGTATGTGACAGTGAAACTTCTTCTAAAAATATAATTTGTAGTGCTTCTAATTGTACATACAACTTTAATGGCGCTTGTAAGTCTTCAGATGTTCAGATCAACTCTTTAAATAATACTTGTGAAACATTTATAAAAAGATATTTTAATAGCAATTATGAATATTAA
- the ytaF gene encoding sporulation membrane protein YtaF — protein sequence MIESLILVSSLCIDTFVASIAYGTDRIKIPFYSNLVINLVCSLFLAISLALGGILKDFLSPNTASVLSFALLLSLGFFRLFESFFKTYVRKFSSTGAPLTFKVFDFKFVLEIYANETKADYDKSKTLTLKEAVYLAVALSLDSLAVGFGSSLVSINHLQVIILSFVIGTFCLFVGVHIGKKFIEKVDLNLSWLSGLMLIVLAFIRFI from the coding sequence TTGATAGAGTCGTTAATTTTAGTTTCTTCTTTATGTATAGATACTTTTGTAGCTAGTATAGCTTATGGGACCGATAGAATAAAAATCCCTTTTTATTCTAATTTAGTAATAAACTTAGTTTGTTCTTTATTTCTTGCCATATCTTTAGCTCTCGGTGGAATTTTAAAAGATTTTTTATCTCCAAATACCGCAAGTGTTTTAAGTTTTGCATTATTACTATCACTTGGTTTTTTTAGATTATTTGAATCTTTTTTCAAAACATATGTTAGAAAGTTTTCTAGCACAGGCGCACCTTTGACTTTTAAAGTTTTTGACTTTAAATTTGTTTTAGAGATTTATGCTAACGAAACGAAAGCCGATTACGATAAGTCAAAAACTCTTACACTTAAAGAAGCTGTATATTTAGCAGTTGCCCTTTCATTGGATAGTTTAGCCGTTGGATTTGGTAGTAGTTTAGTATCAATAAATCATTTACAAGTCATTATACTATCTTTTGTTATAGGAACTTTCTGTCTTTTTGTAGGTGTTCATATAGGTAAAAAATTTATAGAGAAAGTTGATTTAAATCTTTCTTGGCTTTCTGGATTAATGCTTATTGTATTAGCATTTATTCGTTTTATATAA
- the dinB gene encoding DNA polymerase IV: MDSERKIIHIDMDAFYASVEQRDNPKLKGRPVIVGGSPEGRGVVATCSYEARIFGIHSAMPSSVAYVRCPHAVFVPPRFEVYQKISYQIREIFKRYTDIIEPLSLDEAYLDVTINKKEIKYATTIAKQIKEDIKNEIGITASAGVSYNKFLAKIASDYKKPNGLTVITPDKAQEFIDDLPINKFFGIGKVTSKTLKMMGIKKGHDLRNMNLLQLEQIFKKKGYDMYNFARGIDNRPVQTTRERKSVGAESTFISNVYFDSDELNEHIKDVVQDVCKRLDYINKCGKTITVKIKYEDFKQITKRRTLESPIYTYDDIFKNTNILIEKVKNKDKQIRLIGVTMSNLVECKKEEYENISLFDKL, encoded by the coding sequence GTGGATAGTGAAAGAAAAATAATTCATATAGATATGGATGCATTTTATGCATCTGTAGAGCAAAGAGATAATCCTAAGTTAAAGGGAAGGCCTGTTATAGTAGGAGGAAGTCCGGAAGGAAGAGGAGTAGTTGCTACATGCTCATATGAAGCAAGAATATTTGGAATACACTCAGCTATGCCATCTAGTGTAGCTTATGTACGTTGTCCTCATGCAGTTTTTGTGCCTCCAAGATTTGAAGTATATCAAAAAATATCGTATCAAATAAGAGAAATATTTAAAAGATATACAGATATAATAGAGCCTTTATCTTTAGATGAGGCATACTTAGATGTAACTATAAATAAAAAAGAAATAAAATATGCTACTACAATTGCAAAACAAATAAAAGAAGATATAAAAAATGAAATAGGAATAACAGCTTCTGCAGGAGTATCCTATAATAAGTTTTTAGCTAAAATTGCATCGGATTATAAAAAACCCAATGGGCTTACAGTTATAACTCCAGATAAAGCTCAGGAATTTATAGATGATTTACCTATTAATAAATTTTTTGGAATAGGAAAGGTAACATCAAAAACATTAAAAATGATGGGCATAAAAAAAGGTCATGATTTAAGAAATATGAACTTACTTCAATTAGAACAGATATTTAAGAAAAAAGGATATGATATGTACAATTTTGCGAGAGGAATAGATAACAGACCAGTTCAAACAACTAGAGAAAGGAAATCTGTAGGAGCAGAAAGCACTTTTATTTCCAACGTATATTTTGATTCGGATGAATTAAATGAACATATAAAAGATGTTGTACAAGACGTCTGTAAGAGACTCGATTATATCAATAAATGTGGAAAAACTATAACAGTTAAAATAAAATATGAAGATTTCAAGCAAATTACAAAAAGAAGAACATTAGAATCTCCAATATATACATATGACGATATATTCAAAAATACAAATATTTTAATAGAAAAAGTAAAAAATAAAGATAAACAAATTAGATTAATAGGAGTAACTATGTCTAATTTAGTAGAATGCAAAAAAGAGGAATATGAAAATATATCATTGTTTGATAAACTATAA
- a CDS encoding DUF1846 domain-containing protein — protein MKIGFDHKKYLEEQSKYILERVNNYDKLYLEFGGKLMFDLHAKRVLPGFDENAKIKVLQNLKDKLEVVICVYAGDIERNKIRGDFGITYDMEVLRLIDDLRAYELDVNSVVITRFEGQPATTVFINKLERRGIKVYKHAPTKGYPSDVDTIVSDEGYGANPYIETTKPIVVVTAPGPNSGKLGTCLSQLYHENKRGNEVGYSKFETFPVWNVPLKHPLNIAYEAATVDLKDVNMIDSFHLEKYGQMSVNYNRDLELFPVLKKIIEKITGKESVYQSPTDMGVNRVGYGIVDDEVVQEASRQEIIRRYFKTACEYKKGQVDKGAYDRIKLIMEELNLKPEDRKVVIPAREYSAKLKEVSNTPNDICPVVALELNDGTILTGKASETMNATAAAVLNAIKHFANINDDMHLISPVVLEPIINLKANTLGNRNVALSCEEILTALSICAVTNPTAQAAMEKLSMLKGAQAHSTTMLSLNDEQTFRKLGVDTTSDPEYPSANLYQN, from the coding sequence ATGAAAATAGGATTTGATCACAAAAAGTATTTAGAAGAGCAGTCTAAATATATCTTAGAGAGAGTTAATAACTATGATAAGTTATACTTAGAATTCGGTGGGAAGTTAATGTTTGATCTTCACGCTAAAAGAGTTTTACCAGGATTTGATGAAAATGCAAAAATAAAAGTATTACAAAACTTAAAAGACAAATTAGAAGTTGTGATATGTGTTTATGCAGGTGACATAGAAAGAAATAAAATAAGAGGAGACTTTGGTATCACTTATGATATGGAAGTTTTAAGATTAATAGATGATTTAAGAGCATATGAACTAGATGTTAACAGTGTTGTTATAACAAGATTTGAAGGACAACCTGCAACAACAGTTTTTATAAATAAATTAGAGCGTAGAGGTATAAAAGTATATAAACATGCTCCAACAAAAGGATACCCAAGTGATGTAGATACTATAGTTAGTGATGAAGGATATGGAGCTAACCCATATATAGAAACAACTAAACCTATAGTAGTAGTAACAGCACCAGGTCCAAATAGCGGAAAATTAGGAACTTGTTTAAGTCAGTTATACCATGAAAATAAAAGAGGAAATGAAGTTGGATATTCTAAATTTGAAACATTCCCAGTTTGGAATGTACCATTAAAGCATCCTTTAAATATAGCATATGAAGCTGCAACAGTAGATTTAAAAGATGTTAACATGATAGATTCATTCCACCTTGAAAAATATGGACAAATGTCAGTTAACTACAACAGAGATTTAGAATTATTCCCTGTTTTAAAGAAAATAATAGAGAAAATAACAGGAAAAGAATCTGTTTACCAATCTCCAACAGATATGGGTGTTAACAGAGTAGGATATGGAATAGTTGATGATGAAGTAGTTCAAGAAGCTTCAAGACAAGAGATAATAAGAAGATACTTCAAAACAGCTTGTGAATATAAAAAAGGACAAGTTGATAAAGGTGCTTACGATAGAATTAAACTTATAATGGAAGAATTAAACTTAAAGCCAGAAGATAGAAAAGTTGTAATACCAGCTAGAGAATATAGTGCTAAATTAAAGGAAGTTTCAAATACTCCTAACGATATATGTCCGGTAGTTGCATTAGAACTTAATGATGGAACTATACTTACAGGAAAAGCTTCAGAAACTATGAATGCAACAGCTGCAGCAGTTTTAAATGCTATAAAACATTTTGCAAATATAAATGATGATATGCATTTAATATCACCTGTAGTTTTAGAGCCAATCATAAACTTAAAAGCAAATACTTTAGGTAATAGAAATGTTGCTTTAAGTTGTGAAGAAATTTTAACAGCATTAAGTATATGTGCAGTTACAAATCCAACAGCTCAAGCAGCTATGGAAAAATTAAGTATGTTAAAAGGTGCTCAAGCACATTCAACTACTATGTTAAGTTTAAATGATGAACAAACATTTAGAAAATTAGGAGTAGATACAACTTCTGATCCAGAATATCCATCAGCTAACTTATATCAAAATTAA
- a CDS encoding MurR/RpiR family transcriptional regulator, protein MNFEYLRDKYQLSKIEQNILKYLYDNIDNLKKIGIRKVAKDNFTSTTIIYKLCKKLGFEGYSDMIYNLSYSNKSNETDTNVDIFSNAYNQLNLNLVPLSKILKESKNKLIMLLGVGYSQMIANYMSERFVINGFKCIANTHLQLLDKSNAKDVLLIAISNSGESSSILEVVQTAKDNNVQIISFVGNENSTLAKLSDFPVILKGFQKFPNLKNPPNTFFSEVLLLFECIISNID, encoded by the coding sequence ATGAATTTTGAATATCTTCGTGATAAGTATCAACTATCCAAAATCGAACAAAATATTTTAAAATATCTATACGATAATATTGATAATTTGAAAAAAATAGGTATACGAAAAGTTGCTAAGGACAACTTTACTTCAACGACTATTATATATAAACTTTGTAAAAAGTTAGGTTTTGAAGGTTATTCAGACATGATTTATAATTTATCTTATTCTAATAAATCTAATGAAACAGATACTAATGTAGATATCTTTTCAAATGCTTATAACCAACTAAATTTAAACTTAGTTCCTTTATCTAAAATACTAAAAGAATCTAAAAACAAATTAATAATGTTGCTAGGTGTAGGATACTCTCAAATGATTGCAAATTATATGAGCGAGCGTTTTGTTATAAATGGATTTAAATGCATAGCTAATACTCATTTACAACTTTTAGATAAGTCTAATGCTAAAGATGTCTTACTTATAGCTATATCAAATTCAGGCGAAAGTTCTAGCATATTAGAGGTAGTTCAAACTGCGAAAGATAATAATGTTCAAATCATTAGTTTCGTTGGAAATGAAAACTCTACGCTTGCTAAACTTTCTGATTTCCCTGTAATTTTAAAAGGCTTTCAGAAGTTTCCTAACTTAAAAAATCCACCTAATACATTCTTCTCTGAAGTCTTATTGCTATTTGAGTGTATAATAAGCAATATTGATTAA
- the thiS gene encoding sulfur carrier protein ThiS — MKVNGKEIYLKPGTTILNLLEELKLKVDNVVVEVNLDIIENHQYSSYILKSDDIVEVIRFVGGG, encoded by the coding sequence ATGAAGGTAAATGGGAAAGAGATTTATTTAAAACCTGGTACTACGATTTTAAACTTACTAGAGGAATTAAAACTTAAAGTTGATAATGTTGTTGTAGAAGTTAATCTGGATATCATTGAAAATCATCAATATAGCTCATATATATTAAAGTCAGATGATATCGTAGAAGTTATAAGGTTTGTGGGAGGAGGTTAA
- a CDS encoding PTS sugar transporter subunit IIC yields MGQSKLLDKLDKVLSPIGAKIGSQRHLNAISTGMMMTLPLIVVGSLFLIIANPPINPELVDPNNSNVFIQFLLSWKEFAVENYSTITAPFDMTMGLLGLMSAFAIAYTLASNYKMNAAMSGLISTSLFFMICAPSNEGNIPMSFLGADGLFVAIIIGIASVEISRLVDKMNWKFNLPSSVPSAVSSFINTLIPLLLNIVVLYGLNVIIIANTGMSLPQSIMSILTPALSVADNIWGYLMLITFGNLLWLFGVNGTSIIFPIAFALGLSNTGLNSDLVAAGQDPNVLMNLQMFRIAILGGAGNTLGLAILMAKSKSTHLKSLGRLSIVPGICGINEPIIFGGPIVFNPMLAIPFIITPIISVSLTYFAQKIGFITCGYIVDPSFTPFFAQAYLSSMDIRNVIFVCALVLISIVTYYPFFKVYEGNMIKKELEETNEDEDFSFDEIDFA; encoded by the coding sequence ATGGGACAAAGTAAGCTTTTAGATAAATTAGATAAAGTATTATCTCCTATTGGAGCTAAAATTGGGAGTCAAAGACATTTAAATGCTATTTCAACAGGTATGATGATGACCCTACCACTAATTGTAGTTGGATCGTTATTTTTAATAATCGCAAATCCTCCTATAAATCCAGAGCTAGTGGATCCTAATAATAGTAATGTTTTTATACAGTTCTTATTATCATGGAAAGAATTTGCGGTTGAAAATTATTCAACTATAACAGCTCCATTTGATATGACTATGGGACTTCTTGGATTGATGTCGGCGTTTGCAATAGCGTATACACTAGCTAGCAATTATAAAATGAATGCAGCTATGTCTGGACTTATATCCACATCACTATTCTTTATGATTTGTGCACCTAGCAATGAAGGCAATATACCAATGTCATTTTTAGGGGCAGATGGACTATTTGTAGCTATTATAATAGGAATTGCATCAGTTGAAATAAGTAGGTTAGTAGATAAAATGAATTGGAAGTTTAACTTGCCTAGTTCAGTTCCTTCTGCTGTTTCATCTTTTATAAACACATTAATACCTCTTTTATTAAACATAGTTGTGTTATATGGGTTAAATGTAATTATAATAGCAAATACAGGAATGAGCTTACCTCAGTCTATAATGAGTATACTTACTCCAGCTCTTAGTGTAGCTGATAATATATGGGGATACTTAATGCTTATTACATTTGGAAATCTTTTATGGTTATTCGGAGTAAATGGTACATCTATAATATTTCCAATAGCATTTGCATTAGGGCTTAGTAATACAGGTCTAAATTCAGATTTAGTTGCAGCTGGACAAGATCCTAATGTTTTAATGAATTTACAAATGTTTAGAATTGCAATTTTAGGTGGAGCAGGAAATACATTGGGGTTAGCTATTTTAATGGCTAAAAGTAAATCCACACACTTAAAATCATTAGGAAGGTTATCTATTGTGCCTGGTATATGTGGAATAAATGAACCTATAATATTTGGAGGACCTATAGTTTTTAATCCTATGCTTGCTATACCATTTATAATAACTCCTATTATATCGGTATCACTTACTTATTTTGCACAAAAGATAGGATTTATAACTTGTGGGTATATAGTAGATCCATCATTTACACCATTCTTTGCACAAGCATACTTATCATCTATGGATATTAGAAATGTTATATTTGTATGTGCATTAGTATTAATAAGTATAGTTACATATTATCCGTTCTTTAAAGTATATGAAGGAAATATGATAAAGAAAGAATTAGAAGAAACTAATGAAGATGAAGATTTTAGTTTTGATGAAATAGATTTTGCATAA
- a CDS encoding 30S ribosomal protein S1, with product MENNQTMQELLEQQEKEMSSIKIGQTVSGKITKVLYDELHLELNYGFEGIISISELILAKDETIEDKYSVGQEISGEITKINRKDGTMYLSAKKAVIEATRKELKEALDNHTILTVHVERSIEKGLFASYKTETVFIPLSQIDVTFVNNTAAYVGRDLEVYMIEMDLRRNRIVASHREVAHERVEAEKAAKRAQMKADREAERARVKQAKDDLFNSLEVGQKRTGKVSKIMNYGAFIDLGGIEGLAHINELAWHRVESVEDVVKEGQEVDVYVIKIDKENKKVGLAIKDINNDPWNSVKEEMQVGDIVNVKVLKLIERGAFVEVKLGVEAFLPISQLSEDRVMKVSNVVNVGDIIDVMIIDIKNKDKRMVVSLKEATKEPEEDYSEFLEVEESLGSLGDLFKDKFKDLK from the coding sequence ATGGAGAACAATCAAACTATGCAAGAACTTTTAGAGCAACAAGAAAAAGAAATGAGCAGTATAAAAATAGGTCAAACAGTAAGCGGAAAAATAACTAAAGTATTATATGATGAATTACATTTAGAATTAAATTATGGATTTGAAGGAATTATATCTATATCTGAACTTATATTAGCTAAAGATGAAACAATAGAAGATAAGTATAGTGTTGGACAAGAAATAAGTGGAGAAATAACTAAGATAAATCGTAAAGATGGAACAATGTATTTATCAGCTAAAAAGGCTGTTATTGAAGCTACTAGAAAAGAGCTAAAAGAAGCTTTAGATAACCATACTATATTAACTGTTCATGTAGAAAGAAGCATTGAAAAAGGGTTATTTGCAAGTTACAAAACAGAAACTGTATTTATACCATTATCTCAAATAGATGTTACATTTGTAAACAACACAGCTGCATATGTAGGTCGTGATTTAGAAGTTTACATGATAGAAATGGATTTAAGAAGAAACAGAATAGTTGCATCTCATAGAGAAGTTGCTCATGAAAGAGTAGAAGCTGAAAAAGCAGCTAAGAGAGCACAAATGAAAGCTGATAGAGAAGCTGAAAGAGCTAGAGTTAAACAAGCTAAAGACGATTTATTTAACTCTCTTGAAGTAGGACAAAAAAGAACTGGTAAAGTAAGTAAAATAATGAACTATGGGGCATTCATAGATTTAGGTGGAATAGAAGGATTAGCACATATAAATGAATTAGCTTGGCATAGAGTAGAGTCAGTTGAAGATGTAGTAAAAGAAGGTCAAGAGGTAGATGTATATGTTATAAAAATAGACAAAGAAAATAAAAAAGTAGGACTAGCTATAAAAGACATAAACAATGATCCATGGAATTCTGTAAAAGAAGAAATGCAAGTTGGAGATATTGTTAATGTTAAAGTTTTAAAACTTATAGAAAGAGGAGCTTTTGTAGAAGTTAAACTTGGGGTAGAAGCATTCTTACCAATATCTCAATTAAGCGAAGATAGAGTTATGAAAGTATCTAATGTTGTTAATGTTGGAGACATAATAGATGTTATGATAATAGATATAAAAAATAAAGATAAGAGAATGGTTGTATCATTAAAAGAGGCTACAAAAGAACCTGAAGAAGATTACTCTGAATTTTTAGAAGTAGAAGAGTCATTAGGATCATTAGGAGATTTATTTAAAGATAAATTCAAAGATCTAAAATAG
- a CDS encoding phosphatase, with protein sequence MNAIIDLHCHTIASGHAYSTLKENIDEAKLKGLKYVGVSDHAPNMPGSTHPFYFGNLGVIKEEINGVKVLKGIEANIMDFDGNVDIPKDVIGKLDYVIASFHPPCINPGNINENTKAILNVMENEEVKIIGHLDDSRYPVDYEKVVLKAKETKTLLEINNSSLKPNSFRVGAIDNAKTLLNMCKKHDVKVLLGSDAHIYYQVGSFENCTKILEEVNFPGNLVVNFNEEYIKEYFFGK encoded by the coding sequence ATGAATGCAATTATAGATTTACACTGCCATACTATTGCAAGTGGACATGCATATAGCACACTTAAAGAGAATATAGACGAAGCAAAATTAAAAGGGCTAAAGTATGTAGGTGTATCAGACCATGCTCCTAATATGCCTGGAAGTACACATCCTTTTTATTTTGGTAATTTAGGTGTTATAAAAGAAGAAATAAATGGAGTTAAAGTATTAAAAGGAATAGAAGCTAACATAATGGATTTTGATGGTAATGTAGATATTCCAAAGGATGTAATTGGAAAATTAGACTATGTTATTGCTAGTTTCCATCCACCATGCATAAATCCCGGAAACATAAATGAAAATACAAAAGCAATATTAAATGTAATGGAAAATGAAGAAGTGAAAATAATAGGGCATTTAGATGATAGTAGATATCCTGTTGATTATGAAAAAGTTGTACTAAAAGCTAAGGAAACTAAGACTTTACTAGAGATAAACAACTCTTCATTAAAACCTAATAGCTTTAGAGTTGGAGCGATAGATAATGCAAAAACTTTATTAAATATGTGCAAAAAACATGATGTTAAAGTGCTCTTAGGTAGTGATGCGCATATATACTATCAAGTGGGTAGTTTTGAAAATTGTACAAAAATACTAGAAGAAGTAAATTTCCCGGGAAATTTAGTGGTGAATTTTAACGAAGAATATATAAAAGAATATTTTTTTGGAAAGTAA